One window from the genome of Grus americana isolate bGruAme1 chromosome 2, bGruAme1.mat, whole genome shotgun sequence encodes:
- the GPAA1 gene encoding glycosylphosphatidylinositol anchor attachment 1 protein, which produces MGLLSDPHCRRALSRLVLRLNTPLCTLSYVAGLGWFLALAFQPLAPRTYMSENAMGSTMVEEQFLFGERALSYAREFAGHKKKAGGMPVAWLEKTMWNLGLEVHRQPFSRTLPFPDETRERYMVKGTNVYGILRAPRAASTESLVLSVPCSEGPHNNQAVGLMLALASYFRGQIYWAKDIIFLVNEHDLLGMEAWLEAYHDVNITEVRSSGTLGRAGAIQAAIALELSSDVITSFDVAVEGLNGQLPNLDLLNLFHAFCQKNGLLCTIQGKLQRSDWDSLPAYAHSLQTLLLMVLAQASGRPHGDHGLFLRYRIEAITLRGINSFRQYKYDMTTVGKTLEGMFRKLNNLLERLHQSYFFYLLPSLSRFVSIGVYMPAFGFLILVLVLKALDLWMKLSKCETGSGERLWDGDHAASEESRPGLLALVPPLLICHAAGLALYFLPVLGQHVATQHFPVSESEAVVLTVIAIYVAGMALPHNTHRVLAGGGSDRGWMTLKLLALLYLAVQLGCLALLNFSLGFLLAATMVPAAAAVQPNGPKVLLAVLLVLATPAVTLLLGIFLQRELVEAPAAVAEGWQLFLAAVAEGLLQHHLYGSLLFPFLALCAYPCWLLLWNVLFWK; this is translated from the exons atGGGGCTGCTGTCGGACCCCCACTGCCGGCGGGCGCTGTCCCGCCTCGTCCTGCGCCTCAACACCCCGCTCTG CACCCTGAGCTACGTGGCGGGGCTGGGCTGGTTCCTGGCCCTGGCCTTCCAGCCGCTCGCCCCCCGCACCTACATGTCGGAGAACGCCATGGGCTCCACCATGGTGGAGGAGCAGTTCCTCTTCGGCGAGAGGGCCCTCTCCTACGCCCGGGAGTTTGCCGGGCACAAGAAGAAAGCGGG GGGCATGCCGGTGGCCTGGCTGGAGAAGACCATGTGGaacctggggctggaggtgcaccGGCAGCCCTTCTCCCGCACGCTGCCCTTCCCCGACGAGACCCGCGAGCGATAC ATGGTGAAGGGCACGAACGTGTACGGCATCCTGCGGGCGCCGCGCGCCGCCAGCACCGAGTCGCTGGTGCTGAGCGTGCCGTGCAGCGAGGGGCCCCACAACAACCAGGCCGTGGGGCTGATGCTGGCCCTCGCCTCCTACTTCCGCG GCCAGATCTACTGGGCGAAGGACATCATCTTCCTGGTGAACGAGCACGACCTGCTGGGCATGGAGGCCTGGCTGGAGGCCTACCACGACGTCAACATCACCG AGGTGCGGTCCTCGGGGACGCTGGGCCGGGCGGGGGCCATCCAGGCGGCCATCGCGCTGGAGCTGAGCAGCGACGTGATCACCAGCTTCGACGTGGCGGTGGAGGGGCTGAACGGGCAGCTGCCCAACCTCGACCTGCTCAACCTCTTCCACGCCTTCTGCCAGAAGAACGGGCTGCTCTGCACCATCCAGGGCAAG CTGCAGCGCTCGGACTGGGACTCGCTGCCCGCCTACGCCCACAGCCTGCAGACGCTGCTGCTGATGGTGCTGGCCCAGGCGTCGGGGCGGCCCCACGGTGACCACGGCCTCTTCCTGCGCTACCGCATCGAGGCCATCACCCTCCGCGGCATCAACAGCTTCCGACAGTACAAGTACGACATGACCACCGTGGGCAA GACGCTGGAGGGAATGTTCCGGAAGCTCAACAACCTCCTGGAGCGGCTGCACCAGTCCTACTTCTTCTAcctgctgccctccctgtcCCGCTTCGTCTCCATCGGTGTCTACATGCCGGCCTTCGGCTTCCTCATCCTCGTCCTCGTCCTCAAG GCCCTGGACCTCTGGATGAAGCTGAGCAAGTGCGAGACGGGCAGCGGCGAGCGGCTCTGGGACGGCGACCACGCGGCCAGCGAG GAGTCGCGTCCCGGCCTGCTGGCGCTGGTGCCGCCGCTGCTCATCTGCCATGCTGCCGGCCTCGCCCTCTACTTCTTGCCGGTGCTGGGGCAGCACGTGGCCACCCAGCACTTCCCTGTCTCCGAGTCGGAGGCCGTGGTGCTCACCGTCATCGCCATCTACGTAGCCGGCATGGCCCTGCCCCACAACACCCacag gGTGCTGGCGGGTGGCGGCAGCGACCGGGGCTGGATGACGCTGAAGCTGCTGGCGCTGCTGTACCTGGCCGTGCAGCTGGGCTGCCTCGCCCTCCTCAACTTCTCCCTCGGCTTCCTCCTGGCTGCCACCATGGTGCCGGCTGCCGCCGCCGTCCAGCCCAACGGCCCCAA GGTGCTGCTGgcggtgctgctggtgctggcgACGCCGGCCGTCACGCTGCTGCTGGGCATCTTCCTGCAGCGGGAGCTGGTGGAGGCGCCGGCGGCGGTGGCGGAGGGCTGGCAGCTCTTCCTGGCGGCCGTGGCTGAGGGGCTGCTCCAGCACCACCTCTACGGCTccctgctcttccccttcctcgCCCTCTGCGCCTACccctgctggctgctgctctggaaCGTTCTCTTCTGGAAGTGA
- the LOC129202703 gene encoding cytochrome c1, heme protein, mitochondrial, with protein MAAVAVRSLPLRPYGRLLLPRARTAPAPAAFSSFSGLPRGGKLALSALGLLAAGGGGLALALRSALSAGELEMHPPSFPWSHGGALAALDHGSLRRGFQVYKQVCSACHSMEYLAFRNLIGVTHTEAEAKALAQEVEVVDGPDENGEMFTRPGKISDYFPKPYPNPEAARAANNGALPPDLSYIVNARHGGEDYVFSLLTGYCDPPAGVTVREGLHYNPYFPGQAIGMAPPIYNEILEFDDGTPATMSQIAKDVCTFLRWAAEPEHDHRKRMGLKMLMISGLLISLLYYMKRHKWSVLKSRKMVYRPPK; from the exons ATGGCGGCGGTGGCGGTGCGGAGCCTCCCGCTGCGGCCCTACGGCCGCCTCCTGCTGCCGCGGGCCCGGACCGCGCCCGCCCCG gccgcCTTCTCGTCCTTCTCGGGGCTGCCCCGCGGGGGGAAGCTGGCCCTGTCggcgctggggctgctggcggcgggcggggggggcctggccctggccctgcGCTCGGCCCTGTCGGCCGGCgagctggagatgcacccacccAGCTTCCCCTGGAGCCACGGCGGAGCCCTGGCCGCCCTCGACCACGGCAG cCTGCGGCGCGGCTTCCAGGTGTACAAGCAGGTCTGCTCCGCCTGCCACAGCATGGAGTACCTGGCCTTCCGCAACCTCATCGGCGTCACCCACACCGAGGCGGAGGCCAAGGCGCTGGCCCAGGAG GTGGAGGTGGTGGACGGCCCGGATGAGAACGGGGAGATGTTCACGCGTCCCGGCAAGATCTCCGACTACTTCCCCAAACCCTACCCCAACCCTGAGGCGGCGCGAGCCGCCAACAACGGGGCGCTGCCCCCCGACCTCAGCTACATCGTCAACGCCCG GCACGGGGGTGAGGACTATGTGTTCTCCCTCCTCACCGGCTACTGCGACCCCCCGGCCGGCGTGACGGTGCGGGAGGGGCTGCACTACAACCCCTACTTCCCCGGCCAGGCCATCGGCATGGCCCCCCCCATCTACAACGAGATCCTGGAGTTCGATGACG gcacCCCGGCCACCATGTCGCAGATCGCCAAGGACGTCTGCACCTTCCTGCGGTGGGCGGCAGAGCCGGAGCACGATCACCGCAAACGGATGGGCTTGAAG ATGCTGATGATCTCGGGGCTCCTCATCTCCCTCCTCTACTACATGAAGCGCCACAAATGGTCTGTGCTCAAGAGCAGGAAAATGGTCTATCGGCCCCCCAAATAG